The stretch of DNA CCGATTTTGGGTTGCTAAATCATCTAGTTCTATCGGATCGTCTTTCGAGTAGATGGTCAAATTTGGCAATTATGATAAGAACGATAATACATTCGTCTTAACAGCTAAGTTAAGACCTCTTCAATAGCTTACCATCGTCAAGTCAATAACGTCATGAATCATGACATAACTTAGACTATCAAGTGACTCATCTTCTCCGATCTCCATTATTATTACAAGTTGCACAATGTCAAAGTTTGCAAGCCAAATTACCTTAGGACTTAGCTTCTAATCAAGCTCTAGCAATACTCCACATTTAAAACGTTTCAACAATAATTATTAAATGGAAAATAATAACCATTATACTCCATACTAAACATTATAGtgatgtaccaaaaaaaaaaaaaaaaaaaaaaaaaaaaaaaaaaaacattatagtGATGCACAGTTACCCTATTACAAGAACAATTGGTTTTTGCGTAAAAACTAAAACGGTTTTAATTCCAAACTTCTCACAGCATCCTTTAATTCTCACATGTAAGAGTCGTCTTAAATTAACgcggtcttaaacaagaattggtGCTACAAGTATCATTGCTCATGAGATAGTACTTAGTAAACACAAGCTGGTGGCTCTTCAATTATTTGAAAGTCACACGCCTTTGCCATGAGTTTGTGATAAGGTAGGGCTGTTAGTCCGACCAATAAACGTAGTCTAAATCGAACATGTTATCTCTCGATGTATTTTCTTAAAATACAAGGTTAATGATTTTGCACAAATTCACTCACTTTACCAATTAACATGTCATATTCAGGACATTGAGCTGCACAACAAAATCCATGATCCGCATCCGGATACTCCACCAACTCGACTTGTTTTCCGGACCTTTTTAACCCGTTTACATAACTCCGTTGTCGATCTTGCAACAAATCCAACCCGCCAATTACCACTAACGTGGCCGGGTACTCAATACCCGAAAATGAAATAATATCCTCCTCAGAAGACCCAGGCCCAAACACATTAGAAGCCGGGTGGTCTCGATCCGCCCCATTCGGCAAAAACGCCTTCCAAAAAAAATCCGTCTTTTGCAACCGAGGCCCGACGCCTAAACGAATCTCCGAAGCAGTTCTCCTTTCCCCGCCAAAAAACGGTTGGATCATAACTAACCCTCGAATCCTAACCTCCTTAAACTCAAACCCGCCACACCTAACCGCCACGTGGTGGGCCAAGTTCCCGCCGGACGAATCACCGGCGAGAAAACACCGTCTGACGTCAGCATTCGCCGGAAAATCCGACACCTTGTCCCTAATCTCGCTATCAATAAAATTAACCAGGTCAAATCCGTCAATATACTGCGCCGGACACTTATGTTCCGGCGCAAGACGATAATTGACGGATATAACGATAGCGGGCGAACTCCTCGCAATCTGACGACAAAGAAAGTCGAAAGGAACGGTCGAAGCAGAGTAAAGAACAAACCCTCCGCCATGGAAATAAATGATTACAGGAAGCTGAGAGGAGTTTGCATTGACAGGAACGAACATACGAAACCATAATTTGCGAGAAGCGTCGATAGTGTGATCGGAGGACTTGACTCCGTCTATTGGGGTTATAGACGGAGGCGTACAAATATCGACGAGATTGAGGAGATGGCGGTATACTGTACCATTAGGGCGGCATGCCTTCGCGGTTATGAAAGGTGCCGCCCTTGATAGTAGTCGAGATCGTAAGGAAAGACCGTCGTCTCGGTTTGATGTAACATTGGTGCCATCATCCTGTAAATTTTGCTGTTGCTGTTTCATTGTTATCTGAACTGATCTGTTGATTTGTTCCTAGCTGTTTAGAGGAATAGTATATTATAGGATAGGATGTGGTTTAGATTTTTGCCTTTTTGGTTAGGAATTAGGATACCTACAAATTGCAATTGACTATTTTATCATTATTCTAGAAGCAAGTTTATTAAAGaacaacaattggtctcccttgtgacgggttaccatttgtggcggatattttgtgggttaaaatggtaacaaaatgggttagtgg from Silene latifolia isolate original U9 population chromosome 10, ASM4854445v1, whole genome shotgun sequence encodes:
- the LOC141607039 gene encoding putative carboxylesterase 18, which gives rise to MKQQQQNLQDDGTNVTSNRDDGLSLRSRLLSRAAPFITAKACRPNGTVYRHLLNLVDICTPPSITPIDGVKSSDHTIDASRKLWFRMFVPVNANSSQLPVIIYFHGGGFVLYSASTVPFDFLCRQIARSSPAIVISVNYRLAPEHKCPAQYIDGFDLVNFIDSEIRDKVSDFPANADVRRCFLAGDSSGGNLAHHVAVRCGGFEFKEVRIRGLVMIQPFFGGERRTASEIRLGVGPRLQKTDFFWKAFLPNGADRDHPASNVFGPGSSEEDIISFSGIEYPATLVVIGGLDLLQDRQRSYVNGLKRSGKQVELVEYPDADHGFCCAAQCPEYDMLIGKVSEFVQNH